One segment of Variovorax sp. PAMC28562 DNA contains the following:
- a CDS encoding transglycosylase SLT domain-containing protein → MEIFNSLESQYGLPAGLLDSVWSAESARGRNMVSPAGAQGHFQFMPGTAQQYGVTNPNDLTQSATGAARMFSDLLKSTGGDVTKALAGYNWGIGNVQRKGLEAAPTETRNYIQKVTAGMGQPQADSNSSEWDALAQKFAPQTAARTGASGADPWADLNAQFTQPMATAGAQPSRAASKEAAASNSMLDNAASVITNLAPFGTLINAARGPGMERDAAKGFASGFADVGNTLLNGGARLADAVGLGVKDPSQSTLGRMGITPPLSSNDDRQASLSAFNKENDSLAFGGGRFAGNIAATWPVGGTIGAGIRGAAALPMLARAAPALDALGTSIASGGMSTGLAPATLLGQAGNLGLRSAGGAINGYASAGLVDPSSAGLGAVVGGALPPVVAGLGKAGSLAASGVRKMLTPEEVRAAQTVMAAGGYKTPEEIAAVRAALGQQGPNIVGEGPTVPQILQNPGVSQLQRTLRNSGDSAILGRETAQDAARLATLDRVSPVSGTVQQSAENFGNGLSAAVRPAEAQASKEVNQAFNAVDPFDETRFNLPLDEMQAAKDKFLGAGTFGTGGKVDAALAEARRIGTETVPAIVPTGAPGARSQPQNIAQAVRALGGINTGAVSSRGLAGELADLRQSGLGSIMQNGRGQSIDTLAQAMHAQGFIPEADSATLLNALRDHSSGETVVSNAADQSRAMLAMHEAAQGEAPGAQVISKVVPFAHVQNLRSSLGEAAAAADAKGANREAAALRQMVADVDTRVKAVAGGNGGPGENFPPDIVAQWEKAIALHADKMDRFHTGPQSLMFQRGGDGLPAAQGAELAPKFFNPRGSQSSDIAAFQKVANPETTAALKNYAITDAANQTDRLGRLTNAKFANWVNARSGAIDGLMSPGERAQLMGVQSDLARADTATSLGMATGSNTAQNVQNALGLGLLDHKAVNVLANRIPFIGKFTGPMLDGLRATAKQGKVERLGGLLADPDEMVKALKLLEMQSAPRPIGLLHPDLGQYLLRAAPMSTSGSGRQ, encoded by the coding sequence ATGGAAATCTTTAACAGCCTCGAATCGCAATACGGTCTTCCGGCCGGCTTGCTCGATAGTGTCTGGTCTGCCGAATCGGCTCGGGGCCGCAACATGGTTTCCCCTGCCGGCGCGCAGGGCCACTTTCAATTCATGCCCGGCACCGCCCAGCAATACGGTGTGACCAATCCCAACGATCTCACGCAGTCGGCGACCGGCGCCGCACGCATGTTTTCTGACCTCTTGAAGAGCACAGGCGGCGATGTGACGAAAGCCCTCGCTGGCTACAACTGGGGGATTGGCAACGTCCAGCGAAAGGGGCTCGAAGCAGCCCCGACAGAAACGCGCAACTACATCCAGAAAGTGACGGCCGGCATGGGACAACCTCAGGCAGACAGCAACTCCTCGGAATGGGACGCGCTCGCTCAGAAGTTCGCGCCACAGACGGCAGCACGAACGGGAGCAAGCGGCGCCGATCCATGGGCTGACCTCAATGCTCAGTTCACGCAGCCCATGGCGACCGCAGGCGCGCAACCGAGCCGAGCAGCCAGCAAGGAGGCGGCGGCAAGCAACTCGATGCTCGACAACGCGGCGAGCGTCATCACGAACCTCGCACCCTTCGGCACGCTTATCAACGCGGCGCGCGGTCCTGGCATGGAACGCGATGCGGCGAAAGGCTTTGCAAGCGGCTTCGCTGATGTCGGCAACACGCTGCTCAACGGCGGCGCGCGTCTGGCGGATGCTGTGGGCTTGGGTGTCAAAGATCCCAGCCAGTCAACGCTGGGGCGCATGGGCATCACCCCACCGCTTTCCAGCAACGACGACCGGCAGGCGTCACTCAGCGCTTTCAACAAGGAAAACGATTCGCTCGCCTTTGGTGGCGGACGCTTCGCCGGCAACATTGCGGCGACGTGGCCGGTCGGGGGGACCATCGGTGCGGGCATCCGGGGCGCAGCGGCCCTGCCGATGCTTGCCCGCGCAGCCCCTGCCCTCGACGCACTGGGCACCTCGATTGCAAGCGGTGGCATGTCCACGGGGCTTGCTCCTGCAACGCTTTTGGGACAAGCCGGAAACCTCGGCCTGCGCTCCGCTGGCGGTGCGATCAACGGGTATGCCAGTGCTGGCCTGGTCGATCCATCGTCAGCCGGCCTTGGTGCTGTCGTCGGCGGTGCGCTGCCTCCAGTGGTTGCGGGCCTCGGCAAAGCAGGCTCATTGGCCGCGTCGGGCGTCCGGAAGATGCTCACGCCCGAAGAGGTCCGCGCTGCACAAACCGTGATGGCCGCAGGTGGTTACAAGACTCCGGAAGAGATTGCCGCGGTGCGTGCTGCTCTCGGTCAGCAGGGTCCGAACATCGTCGGCGAAGGCCCGACGGTTCCGCAGATCCTGCAAAACCCCGGCGTCAGCCAGTTGCAGCGCACGCTTCGAAACAGCGGCGATAGCGCCATCCTCGGACGCGAAACCGCGCAGGATGCGGCCCGCCTCGCCACGCTCGATCGTGTGTCGCCAGTCAGCGGAACCGTGCAGCAGTCGGCCGAGAACTTCGGCAACGGCCTGAGCGCTGCTGTCCGGCCCGCAGAAGCGCAGGCATCGAAGGAAGTAAATCAGGCGTTCAACGCCGTCGACCCATTCGACGAAACCCGCTTCAATCTGCCGCTTGATGAGATGCAGGCAGCGAAAGACAAGTTTCTCGGGGCTGGCACCTTCGGCACTGGTGGCAAGGTCGACGCAGCGCTCGCTGAAGCGCGTCGCATCGGAACTGAAACGGTTCCTGCGATCGTGCCAACCGGTGCACCTGGCGCCCGCTCGCAGCCCCAGAACATCGCTCAGGCTGTCCGCGCGCTGGGTGGCATCAATACGGGTGCGGTGTCCTCTCGGGGTCTCGCTGGCGAGCTTGCCGATCTTCGTCAGTCGGGGCTCGGCAGCATCATGCAGAACGGCCGCGGCCAGTCGATCGATACGCTGGCTCAGGCGATGCACGCGCAAGGCTTCATCCCGGAAGCCGACTCGGCCACGCTGCTCAACGCGCTTCGTGATCACTCGTCTGGTGAGACGGTGGTGTCGAACGCTGCCGACCAGTCCCGCGCAATGCTGGCGATGCACGAAGCCGCGCAAGGTGAAGCACCCGGCGCACAGGTCATCTCCAAGGTTGTCCCGTTCGCCCATGTGCAGAACCTGCGTTCATCGCTCGGTGAGGCGGCAGCAGCTGCAGATGCGAAGGGCGCCAACCGTGAAGCTGCGGCGCTCCGGCAGATGGTTGCCGATGTCGACACGCGTGTGAAGGCGGTCGCAGGCGGCAACGGTGGACCGGGCGAGAATTTTCCGCCTGACATCGTTGCGCAGTGGGAGAAGGCAATCGCCCTGCACGCCGACAAGATGGACCGATTCCATACCGGCCCGCAGTCGCTGATGTTTCAACGTGGCGGCGATGGCCTGCCTGCTGCCCAAGGTGCTGAGCTGGCTCCCAAGTTTTTCAACCCGCGCGGCTCGCAGTCTTCCGACATCGCAGCCTTCCAGAAGGTCGCTAATCCAGAGACGACGGCAGCGCTGAAGAACTATGCGATCACCGACGCGGCAAACCAGACGGACCGGCTCGGTCGGCTGACCAACGCCAAGTTTGCGAACTGGGTGAATGCTCGGAGTGGTGCGATCGATGGGCTGATGAGCCCCGGCGAGCGGGCTCAGCTGATGGGTGTGCAGAGCGACCTTGCGCGTGCTGATACAGCAACGTCGCTAGGCATGGCCACCGGCTCGAACACGGCGCAGAACGTGCAGAACGCACTGGGGCTTGGATTGCTGGATCACAAAGCGGTCAACGTGCTTGCGAACCGCATTCCCTTCATCGGCAAGTTCACCGGTCCGATGCTCGACGGCCTTCGGGCTACAGCGAAGCAGGGCAAGGTGGAACGGCTCGGCGGTCTGCTTGCAGACCCTGACGAGATGGTCAAGGCGTTGAAGCTGCTGGAGATGCAGTCGGCGCCGCGGCCTATCGGTCTGCTCCATCCCGACCTTGGACAGTACCTGCTGCGGGCGGCACCGATGAGTACATCCGGTTCCGGTCGTCAGTGA